The Streptobacillus felis genome includes the window TTCCAATTTAAAAATAAGAAAATAGAGGTATTTGAATTAGAAAAATATAAGGAAATATTAGAAGAAGCAAGAATCTTTACTTTAGATAGAAAAGAAAAGATTGCCTTAGCAGAACAGATGTTACTTGAAAACTTAATAGTTTCACCACTTTATTTTTCTATAGAAAATAAGTTTGTAAGTGATAGAGTAACAAGTATAGTAAATAATCCTATAGGAAATGTAACAGACCTGTCATATGCAAGATGGAAATAAAATAACGAGTAGTTTTTTGACTACTCGTTTATATTTTTCCTCTATATTTGTCTAAAAAGTTTTGTAATATTATTTGAGCTGCGACCATGTCTACAACTTTTCTTCTTTCTTTTCCATTTTTTTTAGAAAAGTTTTTTAAATAATATTCTGCTTCTTTAGTTGTATATCTTTCATCTATATAGAATATAGGAAATTTTTCAGATATGAAAGGTTTTAATTCTTCTACAAATTTTTCTATTTTTTCAACCTGTATAGCATTTTGACCATCTTTAGTTTTTGGTTGTCCTATTACTAGGCCAACTATTTTTTCCTCATCTATAATTTTTTTTATTCTCTCAAAAGGATTAGTAATATTTCTGTCTATAACTTCATAACTAGATGCAAACATTCCTAACCCATCAGATTTTGCAACTCCTATTCTTACATCACCTATATCAAGGCCTAAGTATATTTTCATACTATATTCCTTTTATAAATTCTAAAGTTTTTTCTAATGCTTCTTTTACTTTGCTACCATCTTTTCCACCAGCTTGAGCAAAATCAGGTCTTCCTCCACCATTACCATCAGCAATAGTAGCAGCGTTCTTAACTATATTACCCGCATGATATTTAGATGTTAAATCCTTAGTTACTCCTGAAACAAATACTGCTTTTTCGTTATTTGAACCAAATAGTATTACACAAGATTTAAGTATGTCTTTAGCTCTATCCACTAAATCTTTTAATTCATTTACATCTTTATCTTTAAAAGATTTAACTAATACTTTTACTCCATTTATCTCTATAGCTTCATTAGTTAGAACATTAATTTCAAATTTAACTAATCTTCTTTGTAAATCTTTAATAGTATTTTCTTGTACTTTTACTTCTTCTCTAAATTTATTAATTGCTGGTAATAAGTTAGCTGGAGAAGTTTTAAATTTATTAGATATGTCGTTTATATCTTTTTCTAGACTATGTACATATTCTAAACTCTTATATCCAGTAATAGCTTCTATTCTTCTTACACCAGATGCCTTTCCTTGTTCTGATTTAATTTTAAATAAACCTATTTCTCCAGTTGAAGAAACATGTATTCCTCCACAAAGTTCTAAAGATACACCTGAGATATCTACAACTCTGACTACATCTCCATATTTATCACTAAATAATGCCATAGCACCTTTACTTATAGCATCATTAATATTTTCATAATTAATAAATACAGGTAAGTTTTCAAGTATTAACTCATTTACTCTATTTTCTATTTTTTCTACTTGTTCAGGACTTACTTGTTCATAATATGAGAAGTCAAATCTAAGACCTTCT containing:
- the ruvX gene encoding Holliday junction resolvase RuvX, giving the protein MKIYLGLDIGDVRIGVAKSDGLGMFASSYEVIDRNITNPFERIKKIIDEEKIVGLVIGQPKTKDGQNAIQVEKIEKFVEELKPFISEKFPIFYIDERYTTKEAEYYLKNFSKKNGKERRKVVDMVAAQIILQNFLDKYRGKI